In Neorhizobium galegae, the following proteins share a genomic window:
- a CDS encoding ABC transporter permease — MRVRFDKLGIVIALLAAYGVLWSSFATLKPNRIVQGQAESMLQSLPAWAGWGLIGVLVLATAAALFRTSPWIKLLAAVAALAALTLSIGYAATFLTPPGNTYARVSPASGFWILLFAFALLAADAITRLDPPPAMRVLFLVLAAAAIGTLLMSGSWNGLSIMKEYSGRADVFWVEAGKHVELALGSLFAAVLVGLPLGILCHRVAPLRDGVLNTLNLVQTIPSIALFGLLIAPLGWIAANVPGAAAIGIRGIGGAPAFVALFLYSLLPVVANTVVGLAGVPRAANDAARGIGMTGRQRLFKIEFPLALPVILTAIRIVLVQNIGMATIAALIGGGGFGVFVFQGIGQTAMDLVLLGAVPTVALAFASAVVLDALIEMNSRVPNGARSA, encoded by the coding sequence TTGAGAGTTCGGTTCGACAAGCTCGGCATCGTCATAGCCCTTCTTGCCGCCTATGGCGTGCTCTGGTCGTCCTTCGCGACGCTCAAGCCCAACCGCATCGTGCAGGGACAGGCGGAGTCGATGCTGCAGTCGCTGCCGGCCTGGGCGGGCTGGGGTCTGATCGGCGTGCTGGTTCTTGCGACCGCAGCAGCACTCTTTCGCACGTCCCCCTGGATAAAGCTGCTTGCCGCCGTCGCGGCGCTTGCGGCGCTGACGCTTTCGATCGGATACGCCGCGACATTCCTGACGCCGCCCGGCAATACCTATGCCCGCGTCTCACCCGCTTCGGGTTTCTGGATCCTGCTGTTCGCCTTTGCGCTTCTGGCTGCCGATGCGATCACGCGGCTCGATCCGCCGCCGGCGATGCGGGTGCTGTTTCTGGTCCTGGCCGCGGCGGCGATTGGCACGCTGCTGATGTCGGGAAGCTGGAACGGGCTGTCGATCATGAAGGAATATTCCGGCCGCGCCGACGTCTTCTGGGTCGAGGCGGGCAAACATGTGGAACTGGCGCTTGGCTCGCTGTTTGCCGCCGTCCTGGTCGGGCTGCCGCTCGGCATCCTCTGTCATCGGGTGGCGCCGCTGAGGGACGGCGTGCTCAACACGCTGAACCTCGTCCAGACCATCCCGTCGATCGCGCTTTTCGGCCTGTTGATTGCGCCGCTCGGCTGGATCGCCGCCAATGTGCCGGGTGCCGCGGCGATCGGCATCCGCGGCATCGGGGGAGCCCCTGCCTTTGTTGCGCTGTTTCTCTATTCGCTGCTGCCTGTCGTCGCCAACACCGTCGTCGGGCTTGCCGGCGTGCCGCGCGCTGCAAACGACGCTGCCCGCGGCATCGGGATGACCGGCCGGCAGCGGCTGTTCAAGATCGAGTTTCCGCTGGCGCTGCCGGTGATCCTGACCGCGATCCGCATCGTGCTCGTCCAGAATATCGGCATGGCGACGATTGCCGCGCTGATCGGCGGCGGCGGTTTCGGCGTCTTCGTCTTCCAGGGCATCGGCCAGACCGCCATGGACCTAGTGCTGCTCGGCGCCGTGCCGACGGTGGCGCTCGCATTTGCCTCGGCCGTCGTCCTCGACGCGCTGATCGAGATGAACTCCCGCGTTCCCAACGGAGCCAGATCCGCATGA
- a CDS encoding ABC transporter substrate-binding protein encodes MSLKKKLLGIAFALGVSATMANAQVVVSSKIDTEGGVLGNIILAMLKANNIRATDRIQLGATPVVRKAITAGEIDIYPEYTGNGAFFFEKGDDPAWKDPQKAYEAVKKLDYDANKIVWLAPSSANNTWAIAVRKDVADANKLKTLTDFGKYVTGGGKIVLAASSEFVNSAAALPAFQTTYGFKLKPDQLITLSGGDTAATIGAAANQTNNANAAMVYGTDGGIAPSGLVVLEDDKGVQPVYQPTPIIREEVLKKNPTIEAVLKPVFAKLDLVTLQDLNGRVQVGGEPAKAVAEDFLKKNGFLK; translated from the coding sequence ATGTCTTTGAAAAAGAAGCTTTTAGGCATTGCTTTCGCGCTTGGCGTTTCGGCCACCATGGCGAATGCCCAGGTCGTCGTCTCGTCCAAGATCGATACCGAAGGTGGCGTGCTGGGCAATATCATCCTTGCCATGCTCAAGGCGAACAACATCCGGGCCACCGACCGCATCCAGCTCGGTGCGACGCCGGTGGTGCGCAAGGCGATTACCGCCGGCGAGATCGACATCTATCCGGAATATACCGGCAACGGCGCCTTCTTCTTCGAGAAGGGTGACGATCCGGCCTGGAAGGACCCGCAAAAGGCCTATGAAGCGGTCAAGAAGCTCGATTACGATGCCAACAAGATCGTCTGGCTGGCACCGTCTTCGGCCAACAACACCTGGGCGATCGCGGTGCGCAAGGACGTTGCCGACGCCAACAAGCTGAAGACGCTGACCGACTTCGGCAAATATGTGACCGGCGGCGGCAAGATCGTGCTGGCGGCCTCCTCCGAATTCGTCAATTCGGCCGCAGCCTTGCCGGCCTTCCAGACCACCTACGGCTTCAAGCTGAAACCCGACCAGCTGATCACGCTCTCGGGCGGCGATACGGCGGCAACCATCGGCGCGGCCGCCAACCAGACCAACAATGCCAATGCCGCCATGGTCTACGGTACCGACGGCGGCATCGCGCCGTCCGGCCTTGTGGTTCTCGAAGACGACAAGGGCGTCCAGCCGGTCTACCAGCCGACCCCGATCATCCGCGAGGAGGTGCTCAAGAAGAACCCGACCATCGAGGCGGTGCTGAAGCCGGTCTTCGCCAAGCTCGATCTCGTCACACTGCAGGACCTCAATGGTCGCGTGCAGGTAGGTGGCGAACCAGCCAAGGCGGTTGCCGAGGATTTCCTCAAGAAGAACGGCTTCCTGAAGTAA
- a CDS encoding GntR family transcriptional regulator — protein sequence MGIDNALLPVAPVFLKSLRDHVYGLVRDAILSGRLKSGERLNERHLAGHLGISTTPLKEALRVLEAEGLVRSEPRRGIYVTFNAGQAEEMMLARAALESMIARQAAKRVKDEDLALMRELIVEMRAGLKTADVLQLIALNERFHDVIHEASGCGYLRRLQGGQSIYTHTARLSVLSEERERFLAVEEHEAIANAIADRDPDLAERLMRDHVIRSGEKHLIRVSQA from the coding sequence ATGGGGATTGACAATGCGCTTCTGCCAGTGGCGCCGGTTTTTCTGAAAAGCCTGCGCGACCATGTTTACGGGCTGGTACGCGATGCCATTCTTTCCGGCCGGCTGAAGAGCGGCGAGAGGCTGAACGAGCGCCATCTCGCGGGCCATCTCGGCATAAGCACGACACCGCTGAAGGAGGCTTTGCGCGTGCTTGAGGCCGAAGGGCTGGTTCGGTCGGAGCCTCGCCGCGGGATTTATGTCACCTTCAATGCCGGCCAGGCGGAAGAGATGATGCTGGCGCGTGCTGCACTCGAGAGCATGATTGCTCGCCAGGCCGCCAAGCGGGTGAAGGATGAGGACTTGGCCCTGATGCGCGAACTCATCGTCGAGATGCGGGCAGGCCTCAAGACGGCGGACGTGCTGCAGCTCATCGCTCTCAACGAGCGCTTCCACGACGTCATCCATGAAGCATCCGGCTGCGGCTATCTGCGTCGCCTGCAGGGCGGCCAGAGCATCTACACCCATACCGCCCGTCTCAGTGTGCTGTCGGAAGAGCGGGAGCGCTTTCTGGCGGTCGAGGAGCATGAGGCCATTGCCAATGCGATCGCCGACCGCGATCCCGATCTCGCCGAGCGCCTGATGCGAGATCACGTCATTCGCTCGGGCGAGAAACATCTGATCCGCGTGTCTCAAGCGTGA
- the araD gene encoding L-arabinonate dehydratase: MTKEAADLRSARWFAPDDLRSSGHRSRMMQMGFDEKDWGKKPIIAILNTWSDLNACHAHFKDRVEHVKRGVLQAGGFPVELPVQSLSESALKPTSMLYRNFLAMEAEELLRAHPVDGAVLMGGCDKTTPALVMGAISAGFPMIFLPAGPMLRGNYKGEWLGSGSDAWKYWDERRAGTISEEQWTGVEEGIARSYGHCMTFGTASTMTAIAEALGLTLPGASSIPAADVNHIRMSTRCGRRIVEMVWDELTPDKIITPDAVHNATTVAMATGCSTNAVVHLLSMARRAGVPLTLDDLDKAGRTTPVVANIRPSGDKYLMEDFYYAGGLRALMSEIKDLLKLDAMTVSGFPLGETLKGAEVYNSDVIRPLSNPIYHEGSLAVLKGNLAPDGCVMKPSACEPRLRVHEGPALVFDSYPEMKAMIDREDLDVTADHVLILRNAGPKGGPGMPEWGMLPIPKKILKQGFRDMLRISDARMSGTSYGACILHVAPEAHIGGPLSLVRTGDIIRVDLPNRSIDMLVDDATLARRRAEWVAPADKYGRGYGWMFTKHIKQANEGCDFDFLEREFGAAVGEPEIF; this comes from the coding sequence ATGACTAAGGAAGCAGCCGATCTCCGCAGCGCCCGTTGGTTCGCGCCGGATGATCTCCGTTCGTCGGGACACCGTTCCCGAATGATGCAGATGGGTTTTGACGAGAAGGATTGGGGCAAGAAGCCGATCATCGCCATCCTCAATACCTGGTCCGACCTCAACGCCTGCCATGCCCATTTCAAGGATCGCGTCGAACACGTTAAGCGCGGCGTGCTTCAGGCCGGCGGCTTCCCGGTCGAACTGCCGGTTCAGTCGCTCTCCGAAAGCGCGCTGAAGCCGACATCGATGCTCTATCGCAACTTCCTCGCCATGGAGGCCGAGGAGCTCTTGCGCGCCCACCCTGTCGACGGGGCGGTGTTGATGGGCGGCTGCGACAAGACCACACCGGCTCTGGTCATGGGGGCTATCAGCGCCGGTTTCCCGATGATCTTCCTGCCCGCCGGCCCGATGCTGCGCGGCAACTACAAGGGCGAATGGCTGGGCTCCGGCTCGGACGCCTGGAAATACTGGGACGAACGCCGCGCCGGCACGATTTCCGAAGAACAATGGACCGGCGTCGAAGAGGGCATTGCCCGCTCCTACGGCCATTGCATGACCTTCGGCACCGCAAGCACCATGACCGCAATTGCCGAAGCGCTCGGCCTTACCCTCCCCGGTGCCAGTTCCATTCCCGCTGCGGACGTCAACCACATACGGATGAGCACCCGCTGCGGCCGCCGGATCGTCGAAATGGTCTGGGACGAACTGACGCCTGACAAGATCATCACGCCGGATGCAGTCCACAATGCGACGACGGTCGCCATGGCGACCGGCTGTTCCACCAACGCGGTCGTGCATCTGCTGTCGATGGCTCGCCGCGCCGGCGTGCCGCTGACGCTGGACGATCTCGACAAGGCGGGACGCACGACGCCGGTTGTCGCCAACATCCGCCCATCCGGCGACAAATATCTGATGGAAGATTTCTATTATGCCGGTGGCCTGCGCGCCCTGATGTCGGAGATCAAGGATCTCCTGAAGCTCGATGCCATGACCGTCAGCGGTTTCCCGCTCGGCGAGACGCTGAAAGGCGCCGAAGTCTACAACAGCGACGTCATCCGCCCCTTGTCGAACCCGATCTATCATGAAGGCTCGCTGGCGGTCCTCAAGGGCAACCTCGCGCCGGACGGCTGCGTCATGAAGCCTTCCGCCTGCGAACCGCGGCTGCGGGTCCACGAAGGCCCTGCCCTCGTCTTCGACAGCTATCCGGAAATGAAGGCGATGATCGACCGCGAAGACCTCGACGTCACCGCCGACCACGTGCTGATCCTGCGCAACGCCGGACCCAAAGGCGGTCCCGGCATGCCGGAATGGGGCATGCTGCCGATCCCGAAGAAGATCCTGAAACAGGGTTTTCGCGACATGCTGCGCATTTCCGATGCCCGCATGTCCGGCACGAGCTACGGCGCCTGCATCCTGCACGTGGCGCCTGAAGCCCATATCGGCGGCCCGCTGTCGCTGGTGCGCACCGGCGACATCATCCGCGTCGACCTGCCGAACCGCTCGATCGACATGCTGGTGGACGATGCAACGCTCGCCAGGCGCCGCGCCGAATGGGTGGCGCCTGCCGACAAATACGGACGCGGCTACGGCTGGATGTTTACCAAGCACATCAAGCAGGCCAACGAAGGCTGCGACTTCGACTTCCTCGAACGGGAATTCGGTGCCGCCGTCGGCGAGCCCGAGATTTTCTGA
- a CDS encoding ribonuclease activity regulator RraA: protein MTDYILSDATRQKYESVSCATICTALFKRGLRNQFIQDVRPLSQKPGNMVGQAFTLRYIPAREDLNPLSAFQNPEHPQRAAVEQCPPGHVMVMDSRKDPRAASAGSILVSRLMVRGVAGVVTDGGFRDSPEIAELGIRAYHNRPSAPTNLTLHQALDINVPIGCGDVAVWPGDVMVGDNEGVVVIPAHIADEIADEVIEMTAFEDFVTEEVLKGRSIIGLYPATKEESKSDFARWRQAKGR from the coding sequence ATGACCGACTACATTCTTTCCGACGCCACACGCCAGAAATACGAAAGCGTCAGCTGCGCGACGATCTGCACCGCGCTCTTCAAGCGCGGCCTGCGCAACCAGTTCATCCAGGATGTCCGGCCGCTTTCCCAGAAACCTGGAAACATGGTCGGCCAGGCCTTCACGTTGCGCTACATCCCGGCACGCGAAGACCTCAACCCGCTCTCGGCGTTTCAGAACCCGGAGCATCCGCAGCGCGCCGCCGTCGAGCAGTGCCCACCCGGCCATGTCATGGTCATGGACAGCCGCAAGGATCCCCGCGCGGCCTCCGCGGGCTCTATCCTCGTATCGCGCCTGATGGTGCGCGGTGTCGCCGGCGTCGTCACCGATGGCGGTTTTCGCGATAGCCCGGAGATCGCCGAACTCGGCATCCGCGCCTACCACAACCGCCCCTCCGCCCCGACCAACCTCACTCTACACCAGGCACTCGACATCAACGTGCCCATCGGCTGTGGCGACGTCGCCGTCTGGCCGGGCGACGTGATGGTCGGCGACAACGAGGGAGTCGTCGTCATCCCCGCGCATATCGCCGACGAAATCGCCGATGAGGTGATCGAAATGACTGCGTTTGAGGATTTCGTGACCGAGGAAGTCCTGAAAGGCCGCTCGATCATCGGCCTCTACCCGGCGACGAAGGAGGAGAGCAAATCCGACTTCGCCCGCTGGCGTCAGGCCAAGGGCCGCTGA
- a CDS encoding ROK family transcriptional regulator, with product MSVSDSVAQGHALLGNFTGGSNQVRVRAYNERLVLSLVRLNGSMSKADITRRSGLSAQTVSVIMRALEKDGLLLRGEPVRGRVGQPSVPMRLNPDAVYSFGVKIGRRSADLVLMDFVGRIRLQYHETYAYPLPAKIIEIITSGIARLEGQLTEVQRGRIAGIGIAAPFELWNWAEEVGAPQGAMEVWRGFDLQAEIAGKVQHAVYLQNDATSACGAELVFGVGPSYPDFVYFFIGSFIGGGIVLNSAIFSGRTGTAGAVGPLPVRGGDGETRQLLDIASIFVLENLLKERNVDPQPLWYSADDWIDFGEPLDLWIRQTAAALAQAIVAAASIIDFGAAVIDGGFPAWVRQRIVAATIEAVTRLDLQGVIIPDIIEGMVGSQARAIGGASLPIFAKYLSDQNVLFKDLRETAAGP from the coding sequence ATGTCAGTTTCAGATAGCGTGGCGCAAGGCCATGCGCTGCTGGGCAATTTCACCGGCGGCTCAAATCAGGTGCGGGTAAGGGCCTATAACGAGCGGCTCGTGCTTTCGCTAGTGCGTCTGAACGGCTCCATGTCGAAGGCGGATATCACGCGGCGCAGCGGGCTTTCCGCCCAGACCGTCTCGGTCATCATGCGGGCGCTCGAAAAGGACGGCCTTCTGTTGCGCGGTGAGCCGGTGCGCGGCCGGGTGGGGCAGCCTTCGGTGCCGATGCGACTCAATCCGGATGCGGTCTATTCGTTCGGCGTGAAGATCGGCCGGCGTAGCGCCGACCTGGTCCTGATGGATTTCGTCGGCCGCATCCGGCTGCAATATCACGAAACCTACGCCTATCCGCTTCCTGCAAAGATAATCGAGATCATCACCTCCGGCATTGCGCGGCTCGAAGGCCAGCTGACCGAGGTGCAGCGCGGCCGTATCGCCGGGATCGGCATCGCCGCGCCATTCGAACTGTGGAACTGGGCCGAGGAGGTGGGCGCGCCGCAAGGGGCGATGGAGGTCTGGCGCGGGTTCGATCTGCAGGCTGAAATCGCGGGCAAGGTCCAGCACGCGGTCTACCTGCAGAACGACGCGACAAGCGCCTGCGGCGCCGAACTGGTGTTCGGCGTTGGCCCCTCCTACCCGGATTTCGTGTATTTCTTCATCGGATCGTTCATCGGCGGCGGGATCGTTCTGAATTCGGCGATTTTTTCCGGACGGACCGGGACCGCGGGCGCTGTAGGGCCGCTTCCCGTGCGCGGCGGCGATGGCGAGACACGCCAATTGCTCGACATCGCCTCGATCTTCGTTCTCGAGAATCTCCTGAAGGAGCGGAACGTCGATCCGCAGCCGCTCTGGTATTCCGCAGACGACTGGATCGATTTCGGAGAGCCGCTCGATCTGTGGATACGGCAAACCGCGGCCGCGCTTGCCCAGGCGATCGTTGCGGCAGCCTCGATCATCGATTTCGGCGCGGCCGTGATCGACGGCGGCTTTCCGGCCTGGGTCAGGCAACGGATCGTCGCTGCGACCATCGAAGCCGTGACGCGGCTCGACCTGCAGGGTGTCATCATCCCCGATATCATCGAGGGAATGGTCGGCTCCCAGGCGCGGGCGATCGGCGGGGCCAGCCTGCCGATCTTTGCCAAGTACCTGTCCGACCAGAACGTGCTTTTCAAGGACCTGCGCGAAACGGCGGCAGGTCCATAA
- a CDS encoding sugar ABC transporter substrate-binding protein produces MKKSVLSAAFGALVLGVAFSAPAEAAGVSACLITKTDTNPFFVKMKEGATAKAKELGVTLKSYAGKIDGDSESQVAAIESCVADGAKGILITASDTKGIVPTVKKARDAGVLVIALDTPLDPISAADATFATDNLLAGKLIGQWAKETMGDKAKDAKVGFLDLTPDQPTVDVLRDQGFMIGFGIDPKNPDKIGDETDKRIVGHDVTNGNEEGGRKAMENLLQKNSGINVIHTINEPSAVGAYQALKAVGMEKNVLIVSVDGGCPGVKSVKEGVIGATSQQYPLLMASLGIEAIKKFADTKEKPKPTEGKSFFDTGVALVTDKPVPGVKSIDVKEGTAKCWG; encoded by the coding sequence ATGAAGAAATCCGTATTGTCCGCCGCATTCGGCGCCCTTGTCCTGGGCGTTGCGTTTTCCGCCCCCGCGGAGGCCGCAGGCGTATCCGCCTGCCTGATCACCAAGACCGACACCAACCCCTTCTTCGTCAAGATGAAGGAAGGTGCGACGGCCAAGGCCAAGGAACTCGGCGTGACGCTGAAATCCTATGCCGGCAAGATCGACGGTGACAGCGAAAGCCAGGTTGCAGCCATCGAAAGCTGCGTCGCCGACGGCGCCAAGGGCATTCTGATCACCGCATCCGACACCAAGGGCATCGTGCCGACCGTCAAGAAGGCCCGCGACGCCGGCGTCCTGGTGATCGCGCTCGACACTCCGCTCGATCCGATCAGTGCCGCCGATGCCACGTTCGCGACCGACAACCTTCTCGCCGGCAAGTTGATCGGCCAGTGGGCAAAGGAAACCATGGGCGACAAGGCCAAGGATGCCAAGGTCGGCTTCCTTGACCTGACCCCGGATCAGCCGACGGTCGACGTGCTGCGCGACCAGGGCTTCATGATCGGCTTTGGCATCGATCCCAAGAACCCGGACAAGATCGGCGACGAAACCGACAAGCGCATCGTCGGCCACGACGTGACCAACGGCAACGAGGAAGGCGGCCGCAAGGCCATGGAAAACCTCCTCCAGAAGAATTCCGGCATCAACGTCATCCACACGATCAACGAGCCCTCCGCCGTCGGCGCCTATCAGGCCCTGAAGGCTGTCGGCATGGAAAAGAACGTGCTGATCGTCTCGGTCGATGGCGGTTGCCCCGGCGTCAAGTCGGTCAAGGAAGGCGTGATCGGCGCCACCTCGCAGCAATATCCGCTGCTGATGGCATCGCTCGGCATCGAGGCGATCAAGAAGTTCGCCGACACCAAGGAAAAGCCGAAGCCGACCGAAGGCAAGTCCTTCTTCGACACCGGCGTTGCGCTCGTCACCGACAAGCCGGTCCCCGGCGTCAAGTCGATCGACGTCAAGGAAGGTACGGCCAAGTGCTGGGGTTGA
- a CDS encoding ABC transporter permease: protein MSETQEFERVLDGSDKSVASFESQDVSLLKRAQHFLHSTPAAVPLIVLILSIIIFGVAIGGRFFSSYTLTLILQQIAVVGILGAAQTLIILTAGIDLSIGVVMVISAVIMGNFAVTYGMPTGIAILVGLITGGACGFFNGFLVAVMRLPPFIVTLGSWNIIMATNFIYSANETIRDTDVDEKAPLLHLFALNFRIGSAILTLGVIAMVLLVAVLWYILNHTAWGRHVYAVGDDPEAAKLSGIQTRKVLLSVYTIAGVIAAFAAWVSIGRNGSISPSSAVTDFNLQAITATVIGGISLFGGRGSILGTLFGAMLVGVMSMGLNMLGADPQWKVMLTGWLIIAAVAIDQWIRKVSV, encoded by the coding sequence ATGAGCGAAACCCAGGAATTCGAGCGTGTTCTCGACGGCAGCGACAAGAGCGTTGCCTCGTTCGAGAGCCAGGACGTCTCTCTCTTAAAACGCGCGCAGCATTTTCTGCACTCGACACCCGCTGCCGTGCCGCTGATCGTGCTGATCCTGTCCATCATCATCTTCGGCGTCGCCATCGGCGGGCGGTTCTTCTCGTCCTACACGCTGACGCTGATCCTCCAGCAGATCGCGGTGGTCGGCATTCTCGGCGCTGCCCAGACGCTGATCATCCTCACCGCCGGCATCGATCTCTCGATCGGGGTTGTGATGGTGATATCGGCTGTCATCATGGGCAATTTCGCCGTGACCTATGGCATGCCCACAGGCATTGCCATCCTCGTCGGCCTGATCACCGGCGGCGCCTGCGGCTTTTTCAACGGATTCCTCGTCGCGGTCATGCGGCTGCCGCCGTTCATCGTGACGCTCGGCTCCTGGAACATCATCATGGCGACGAATTTTATCTATTCCGCCAACGAGACGATCCGCGACACCGACGTGGACGAAAAGGCACCGCTCCTCCATCTCTTCGCGCTCAATTTCAGGATCGGCAGCGCCATCCTGACGCTTGGCGTCATCGCCATGGTCCTGCTCGTGGCGGTGCTCTGGTACATCCTCAACCATACGGCCTGGGGAAGGCATGTCTACGCCGTCGGTGACGACCCGGAAGCTGCAAAACTCTCCGGCATCCAGACCCGCAAGGTTCTGCTCAGCGTCTATACTATCGCGGGGGTCATCGCCGCCTTCGCCGCCTGGGTATCGATCGGTCGCAACGGCTCGATCTCGCCTTCCTCGGCGGTGACCGACTTCAACCTGCAGGCAATCACCGCGACGGTGATCGGCGGAATCTCACTGTTCGGCGGCCGCGGTTCCATCCTCGGCACGCTGTTTGGCGCCATGCTCGTCGGCGTCATGTCGATGGGGCTCAACATGCTCGGCGCCGATCCCCAATGGAAAGTCATGCTGACCGGCTGGCTCATCATCGCCGCCGTCGCAATCGATCAGTGGATCAGAAAGGTCTCGGTGTAA
- a CDS encoding ATP-binding cassette domain-containing protein → MSVEPILTARGLVKRYGRVTALDNADFDLYPGEILAVIGDNGAGKSSLIKAISGAVRPDEGEITLEGRPVQFRSPLEARDAGIETVYQNLALSPALSIADNMFLGREIRKPGVLGQWFRMLDRPTMEKQARDKLTELGLMTIQNINQAVETLSGGQRQGVAVARAAAFGSKVIILDEPTAALGVKESRKVLELILDVRSRGIPIVLISHNMPHVFEVADRIHIHRLGRRLTVIDPKEYTMSDAVAFMTGAKAPAQPVAA, encoded by the coding sequence ATGAGCGTCGAACCCATTCTCACAGCCCGCGGCCTGGTCAAGCGTTACGGACGCGTGACCGCTCTCGACAATGCCGACTTCGATCTCTACCCCGGCGAAATCCTTGCCGTCATCGGCGACAACGGCGCCGGCAAGTCCTCGCTGATCAAGGCGATCTCCGGCGCGGTACGGCCCGACGAAGGCGAGATCACGCTGGAAGGCCGACCGGTGCAGTTCAGGTCCCCGCTCGAAGCCCGCGATGCAGGCATCGAGACCGTCTACCAGAACCTCGCGCTCTCCCCCGCCCTCTCGATCGCCGACAACATGTTTCTCGGTCGCGAAATCCGCAAACCGGGCGTACTCGGACAGTGGTTCCGCATGCTCGACCGTCCGACGATGGAAAAGCAGGCTCGGGACAAGCTCACGGAACTCGGGCTGATGACGATCCAGAACATCAACCAGGCCGTCGAGACCCTGTCGGGCGGCCAGCGCCAGGGCGTCGCCGTGGCACGTGCCGCAGCGTTCGGCTCCAAGGTCATCATTCTCGACGAACCAACCGCCGCGCTCGGCGTCAAGGAAAGCCGGAAGGTTCTGGAGCTCATCCTCGACGTGCGCTCGCGGGGCATCCCGATCGTGCTCATCTCGCACAACATGCCGCATGTGTTCGAGGTGGCCGACCGCATTCATATCCATCGGCTTGGACGACGGCTGACCGTGATCGATCCGAAGGAATACACGATGTCC